In Candidatus Cetobacterium colombiensis, one genomic interval encodes:
- the rsmB gene encoding 16S rRNA (cytosine(967)-C(5))-methyltransferase RsmB — protein MNIKQRIIGLLSEFEKGKYSNILLNEYFSKNNLSKGERGFITEVFYGVIRNDIYLNYQLEKRTKSIKKSWIKNLLKISIYQATFMDSDDKGIAWEATELAKKKFGVPVGKFVNGVIRSYLRDKDEEINNLKSEDKLDILYSYPRWFYEKIKKEYQENTESVMISLKKIPYMSIRVNTLKYSEKEFEELLKSLKIDIIKKLDTIYYIDSGVVLHTAEFKEGKIIAQDGSSYLAAKILNPLPDEKVVDTCSAPGSKTAVLAELMNNSGEIYALDIHQHKIKIIEENLKKLGITNVKPIKLDARKLKEQGVKFDKILVDAPCSGYGVLRKKPEALYNKNMVNVKELSSLQYEILESAAATLKTGGELVYSTCTIFSEENTDNIIKFLNNHKNFSVLKFNLPENVNGHFDSVGGFLIDYTEEILDNFYIIKLRKDFE, from the coding sequence TTGAATATAAAACAAAGAATTATTGGTTTATTAAGTGAGTTTGAAAAAGGAAAATACTCAAATATTTTATTAAATGAATACTTTTCAAAAAATAATTTAAGCAAAGGTGAGCGTGGGTTTATCACTGAAGTTTTTTATGGAGTTATTAGAAATGATATCTATTTAAATTACCAACTTGAAAAAAGAACCAAATCTATCAAAAAATCTTGGATTAAAAATTTACTGAAAATTTCAATTTATCAAGCTACTTTTATGGATAGCGATGATAAAGGAATTGCTTGGGAAGCTACAGAATTGGCTAAGAAAAAATTCGGTGTTCCTGTTGGAAAATTCGTAAACGGTGTTATTAGAAGTTATTTAAGAGATAAAGATGAAGAAATAAACAATTTAAAATCAGAGGATAAATTAGATATTTTATACTCTTACCCTAGATGGTTTTACGAAAAAATTAAAAAAGAATATCAAGAAAATACTGAAAGTGTAATGATTTCTCTAAAGAAAATACCTTATATGAGTATTAGAGTAAATACTTTAAAATATTCTGAAAAAGAATTTGAAGAACTTTTAAAATCATTAAAAATTGATATTATTAAAAAATTAGATACTATTTACTACATTGATTCTGGTGTTGTTTTACACACTGCAGAATTTAAAGAGGGTAAAATAATTGCACAAGATGGTTCTTCATACTTAGCTGCTAAAATTTTAAATCCTCTTCCTGATGAAAAAGTTGTTGACACTTGTAGTGCTCCTGGTAGTAAAACAGCTGTTTTAGCAGAACTTATGAATAACTCTGGAGAGATTTATGCTCTTGATATTCATCAGCATAAAATAAAAATAATTGAAGAGAATTTAAAAAAATTAGGAATTACTAATGTTAAACCTATTAAATTAGATGCTAGAAAATTAAAAGAACAAGGAGTTAAATTCGATAAAATACTTGTTGATGCTCCTTGCAGTGGTTATGGTGTTCTTAGAAAAAAACCTGAAGCATTATATAATAAAAATATGGTTAACGTTAAGGAATTATCATCTCTTCAATATGAGATTTTAGAATCTGCTGCTGCTACTTTAAAAACTGGTGGAGAACTTGTTTATAGTACTTGTACTATTTTCTCTGAAGAAAACACAGACAATATAATCAAATTTTTAAATAATCATAAAAATTTCTCTGTTTTAAAATTTAATCTTCCTGAAAATGTAAATGGACATTTTGATTCTGTTGGAGGTTTTTTAATTGATTATACAGAAGAAATTTTAGATAATTTTTATATTATTAAGCTAAGAAAGGATTTTGAATAA
- a CDS encoding O-methyltransferase, translated as MLDELQSANEYVISKIEEKDPLILEMESFALENNVPIVTKEVAKYLEFLVSSHNFKNILEIGTAIGYSGTIMGRIAKKNGGKLTTIEIDEVRYNQALENFKKGDLLDSVNLILGDGVEEVKKLDEKFDFIFIDASKGHYMEFFNDSFQRLNDNGIIFIDNIMFRGYLYKEYPKRFKTIVRRLDEFISYLYKNHDFVLLPFGDGIGLVKK; from the coding sequence ATGTTAGATGAATTACAAAGTGCTAATGAGTATGTCATTAGTAAAATTGAGGAAAAAGATCCTCTTATATTAGAAATGGAAAGTTTCGCTCTTGAAAATAATGTTCCTATAGTTACAAAAGAAGTAGCTAAATACTTAGAATTTTTAGTATCTAGTCATAATTTTAAAAATATACTTGAAATTGGTACTGCTATTGGATATTCAGGAACTATAATGGGAAGAATAGCTAAAAAAAATGGTGGAAAACTTACTACTATTGAAATAGATGAAGTTAGATACAATCAAGCTTTAGAAAATTTTAAAAAAGGAGATCTTTTAGATTCAGTTAATTTAATTTTAGGAGATGGTGTTGAAGAAGTTAAAAAACTTGATGAAAAATTTGATTTTATCTTTATCGATGCTTCAAAAGGTCATTATATGGAGTTTTTTAACGATTCATTTCAAAGACTTAATGATAATGGAATAATTTTTATCGATAATATTATGTTTAGAGGATATCTTTATAAAGAATATCCAAAAAGATTTAAAACTATTGTTAGAAGACTTGATGAATTTATAAGTTATCTTTATAAAAATCATGATTTCGTTTTATTACCATTTGGTGACGGAATTGGTTTAGTTAAAAAATAA
- a CDS encoding FUSC family protein, with amino-acid sequence MNNKEYKETLSKSLKISTSVFTCVFLLKVIFDVNPFYAAIAAVSCLQGTIKDSFKVGVERVIGTIFGGFIGLLAIYFITTESTGFKGSFIIALSMVIIIFGCSYLLKKPSSSNIACIVFLGITTNMEGRDPYFWAGKRILTTIIGVIIALICNWLLSGEYKRFIKKNKSK; translated from the coding sequence GTGAATAATAAAGAATATAAGGAAACTTTAAGTAAAAGTCTTAAAATATCTACTTCTGTTTTTACTTGTGTATTTTTATTAAAAGTGATTTTTGATGTAAATCCATTTTATGCAGCAATAGCAGCAGTTTCGTGTTTACAAGGAACAATAAAAGATTCTTTTAAGGTAGGGGTAGAAAGAGTAATAGGAACTATTTTTGGTGGTTTTATTGGCCTACTCGCTATATATTTTATAACAACTGAATCAACTGGATTTAAAGGAAGTTTCATAATAGCGTTATCTATGGTTATAATAATATTTGGTTGTAGCTATCTTTTAAAAAAACCTTCTTCAAGTAATATAGCATGTATTGTATTTTTAGGAATAACAACTAATATGGAAGGAAGAGACCCTTATTTTTGGGCAGGAAAAAGAATATTAACAACTATTATTGGAGTAATTATAGCTTTAATTTGTAACTGGTTATTGAGTGGGGAATACAAAAGATTCATAAAAAAAAATAAAAGTAAGTAA
- a CDS encoding MBL fold metallo-hydrolase: MKIKAFPLGSYMTNCYLVWNDNNEASLFDCSDSKLDNIVSFIKEHNLILKNVILTHGHGDHIDGINEIKRLFPDIKLYIGKEEEKFLTDPSLNLSYAIQGYDFKYTGDFTPIKEGDSIFGFEVIDTPGHTIGSKCFYNKESKFMISGDTLFRRSYGRYDLPTGNLSQLQRSLKKICDNYPEDTIVYSAHTEPTLLGEEKRVLKSQGMF; the protein is encoded by the coding sequence ATGAAAATTAAAGCCTTTCCTTTGGGGAGCTATATGACTAACTGCTATTTAGTTTGGAATGATAATAATGAAGCTTCTCTTTTCGATTGTAGCGATTCTAAATTAGATAACATTGTATCTTTTATAAAGGAACATAATTTAATTTTAAAAAATGTTATTCTTACACATGGTCATGGAGATCATATTGATGGAATAAATGAAATAAAAAGACTTTTTCCTGATATTAAACTTTATATAGGAAAAGAAGAAGAAAAGTTTTTAACTGACCCTTCTTTAAATCTTTCTTACGCTATTCAAGGTTATGATTTTAAATATACTGGTGATTTTACTCCTATAAAAGAAGGAGACTCTATTTTTGGATTTGAAGTTATTGATACTCCAGGTCATACAATTGGTTCTAAATGTTTTTATAACAAAGAGTCTAAATTTATGATCTCTGGGGACACACTATTTAGAAGAAGCTATGGTAGATATGATTTACCTACTGGAAATTTATCACAATTACAAAGAAGTTTAAAAAAGATTTGTGACAATTATCCAGAAGATACTATAGTGTACAGTGCCCACACTGAACCTACACTTTTAGGTGAGGAGAAGAGAGTATTAAAATCTCAAGGAATGTTTTAG
- a CDS encoding NAD(P)/FAD-dependent oxidoreductase: MENKIYDVVIIGAGPAGLTSALYAGRSNLSVLVIEKPNVGSLVMAHKIENYPGVLHSPTGKEIYVLMKEQVSKFNVDFVEATFLSLEASDENKIVKTDKDNFTGKTVIIASGWAKNGSKKLPGEEKYLGKGVSYCATCDGAFTRNMTVSLFGKGKEIAEEALFLTKYSKEIHMFITDDCDDKCDLTLMEALKANEKVKMYYSSQLIEIKGEEFVEEVLVKVNGVENTYKTQFAFLYLGTKSLKELYGGIAELDEQGYIVTNEFMETSTLGVYAAGDVRSKVVRQVTTATSDGTIAALEAIKHVLKKQHLKVQYS; this comes from the coding sequence ATGGAGAATAAAATTTATGATGTTGTTATTATTGGAGCTGGACCTGCTGGTTTAACTTCTGCACTTTATGCTGGTAGATCAAATTTATCAGTTTTAGTAATTGAAAAACCTAACGTTGGAAGCCTTGTTATGGCCCATAAAATTGAAAATTATCCAGGTGTTTTGCATTCACCAACAGGTAAAGAAATTTATGTTCTTATGAAAGAGCAAGTATCAAAATTTAATGTAGATTTTGTTGAAGCTACTTTCTTAAGTTTAGAGGCATCTGATGAAAATAAAATTGTAAAAACTGATAAAGATAATTTTACAGGAAAAACTGTTATAATAGCTAGTGGTTGGGCTAAAAATGGCTCAAAAAAACTTCCTGGAGAAGAGAAATATTTAGGAAAAGGAGTTTCTTACTGTGCAACATGTGATGGGGCTTTTACTAGAAATATGACTGTTTCTCTATTTGGAAAAGGAAAAGAAATTGCTGAAGAAGCTTTATTTTTAACTAAATATTCAAAAGAGATTCATATGTTTATAACAGATGATTGTGATGACAAATGTGATTTGACTCTTATGGAAGCTTTAAAAGCAAATGAGAAAGTAAAAATGTATTATTCTAGTCAATTAATTGAAATTAAAGGTGAAGAGTTTGTAGAAGAAGTACTTGTTAAAGTTAATGGTGTTGAGAATACATATAAAACTCAATTTGCTTTCTTATATTTAGGAACTAAGTCTTTAAAAGAGCTTTATGGTGGAATTGCTGAATTAGATGAGCAAGGATACATTGTTACTAACGAATTTATGGAAACTTCTACTCTTGGTGTTTACGCTGCTGGTGACGTTAGATCTAAAGTTGTTAGACAAGTTACTACTGCCACATCTGATGGTACTATAGCGGCTTTAGAAGCAATTAAACATGTTTTGAAAAAACAACATTTAAAAGTTCAATACAGTTAA